The genomic segment GAACATAGCCATTTTTTTGCTTTTGGGCAGCTTGTCCAAAATAAAACGCACATCTTTAAAAAAGCCCATATCCAGCATTTCATCCGCTTCGTCAAGCACGATATTCTGTACTTTGTTAAGGCGAAGCGAACCGCGCTTAAAATGGTCGATGAGCCTGCCGGGGGTTGCAACTACAATTTGGGGGTTGTTTCGCAGTGCCGCAAACTGTTTGCCTATGGGCTGCCCGCCGTACACTGCCGCAATTTTTAGCTCTGCCTTGAATTGTGCCAGTTCACGTAATTCATCTGTAATTTGCGTACAAAGTTCTCGTGTTGGGCAGAGCACCAATGCTTGCAGGCAGTGTTGAGTCATATCAATTTTTTCAATTAAAGGAATACCAAAAGCACAGGTTTTGCCGGTACCGGTAGGTGCTTTTGCAATTACCTCTCTCCCTTCGAGCATAACGGGTATGGCTTTTTGCTGAATCTCTGTCATTTCGGAGAAACCCATTTTTTCTACCGCTTTTCGTATCTCCGCTGAAATGGGGAGGTCGTTGTAGTTTATCATTCCGCCTAGTTTCCTCTCTATCTTAAAACAAAATTCTTTATAATTAACCTTTATTATATCACAGGCAGAGGCTGCTGCAAAGGGGAATGCGTTTTTTGGGATGAGCGCAGAGACATCGAATTCGGTTAGTCACAGTATTTTTTCGCTACCTGAACAAATTTTTCAAAATTATTTTGAAAAAGGCACACCACGGCAGGGTCAAAGTGTTTGCCGCTTTGTGCAACAATTTCGTTGTAGGCATCTTCAAGCGGCCAAGGCTCTTTATAAGGCCGGCGGCTCATCAATGCATCAAACACATCGGCAACTGCAACAAGGCGGCTGCTATAGCTGATTTGCTCGCCCTGCTTTTTCAAGTAGCCTTCTCCGTTCCATTTTTCATGGTGTTCCAGTGCAATGGTGCGCGCTAACTGCATAATATCACCAGGTGAGTTTTTTAACAGTTCTGAGCCGATGAGCACATGGGTTTTAACGGCTTCAAACTCCTCGGGGGTAAGGCTGGCTGGCTTTTCTAAAATCTCTTTGGGAATTAAAATCTTACCTACATCGTGCATCATAGAAGCTATACTTAGATTTACACAGTCTGTTTCATTCATTCCCGATGCATAGGCGAGAATTTTAACATACTCCGAAACGCGCTTTACATGGTTGCCTGTATCGCGTGATTTATTCTCGGTAATTTCAGCAAAAGCCCTTACCAGTTCTTCTTGCGCAGCAATCATATCTTGCGTAAGCTGAGTATTGCGCAATGCAAGCTGAATGTTGTTGTAAAAAGCCTGCATTAAATTGTGCGTAATGGAATCTTTGATATTGACCGATAATTGAAACATTAAATAAGCGGTGAGCCCTTTATCGTCGTAAAACCGCATAATTGCTGTGTCTGAAGTGATTTCAATCCAAGCAGAGGGGCAAGGGTTGTTTTGAATATCAACCAAAAACTGCTTTTCTCCGCTTTGTACATAATACTGGGTTTTATGCATTTCGCTTCGTGGCTTAGCAGAAAGTTTGTCTATTACATAGAACAAATCTGGTTCGTAACGAACACACAAGTAATATACGGATGCACCTTGATTGCTATAATTCTTTTTTATAGTGGCTGTTACGTTGAATACTGCACGTATGATGAGGCGTGAAAGCTCATAAAAACTGCGTGTTTCAAATAACGGCTGGCATTGCTCAAAAATGCTTTCTAGCCCGTGATGGCTGCGCTGAAGTTCGCGTGAATAACAAAAAATATTATGCAGTATTTTCGAGTTTTTTTCTACAAGGTTCAGTGCAATAAAACATAAACCCGAAAGCAACACAATAAGCGGTATGATACCGTAAAAAAACGCTTCTTGGAATGTTGTAAGAGGCTTATCTGGCATAAAATGCAGCTTCAAACCGATAAGATGGGATACTATCATCGTTGTACCCGTGACGATAAACGCATATAGAATCAAATGCCTGTTAAAGTAAAGAGATGCTGTAAATAGAGGGAATACAAACAACAGGAGTACAAGATAGGTCAAAAGGGAGTACAGTAAACCTGCCACGATTATTTGTAACAAAATTAAAACGTACTTTACCCACCAACCCGAAATTTTAAAGCAATCTGTTATAATTACCGGCATTGAGAGCAGAGCCACCGAAATGAGGGATGAAACAGCCATGACAACCTTATCAATTGCGAAAAATCCCAGTTGATTTAACAACCAAATAATAAAGATAGATGGAATTCCTAAAAGCATACAGCGAGCCAGTAGCCGATTGTTTTCATATTCGTTTGCCGTATTGAATAATTGCCGCTCCATAGTTATCACCGCTTCCTGTCAATTGTTTATACTGTCGATTAGATAATAATTATTAGCTTTAAAAACTGATTGCTGCTTTTACAGTATATAACAACATAGTGTGCGCAAAGAGGGGATAACGTGAATGGAGATTTAGAAATTTTATTCTACCTAAATTAAAAACAATAGCAACGCTATGCAAACCTTGTTAATAAAGGGTTTACCTTTGAATAATCAACTGGTTGAGATGAAATTTTTGCTCGATGTGATCCAATCCGTCCGCTATTCAATATGTTTCAGTTTTGCAATGTATAAAAATTTTGTACTAAGTTGTATTTACACATAAAAAAGTCGGATTTCGAAATTATTTGGTAGAATTAAGTAATGCTATTTCCTTTGCCCTATTTTATAATGAGCTCAGCACAGTGCATATTTACTAATTTTATAATATGTTGTAGAAATAATGTGTACTGTAATACGAAGGGGGATAAAGATATGGGGAGAAAAACAAGAAAGGGAATAGCGGTTTTTTTGGCTTTGTATTTGGTTATTGCAAATGTTCTGGTAGGCTTTGCGCAGACCACACCAATTACAAACGGTGAAGTGCAGCTTGTATCGGGGGAGCAAGTTTCAAATCCAGAACAGGGGACGGAACAAGCAGGTGAGCAGCAAGCGGTGCTACAAAATCAGAAAGAAGTTATGGAAAGTGACGCTGCAACAAACGCAGGGCAGCAATCTGCAACACAGAACAAGGAAGAAGCTGCTGAAAGTAATACCGAAACAAACGCAGGGCAGCAGCCTGAACCGAAAGAAAACTCTGAAAATGTGCAAGTTCAGCCTGTACCGGATGATGAGCAAATTGCACAGAGTACTGAACCGGAGGTTACCGATGAAAAATTGAGCAAACCCGCTTATGCGGTTGGCAACCTTGAAAATGTCAGCTATATAGATATGTCGAAAGTACTGGTTGAAGCTGATGATGAATTAGATTCAACCTATAGTGCGGATAAAGTAATGGATGGAGTAGACAGTACAATTTGGCATACAAAATACGAAGCAGGTGAAACTGATTTTCCGCATTACCTTGAATTTACACTGCAAAACCCAACTGAAATCAATGTAATTGAATATTCTCCGCGAGGTAATCACGGAGCCCCTCACTACATCAAAGGTTATAAAATTTACATAGCTCCTACTGTAAACGGGCAATTTGGTGATACGCCATATCTTCAAGGCGAGCTGACTTTGAATGACAGGGTAATTCATTTTCCTGCATTGCAAACGGTAGGCAAGCTGAAAATTGTATTTATCAACCGTTGGATGCCCAATAACGAAAAAGATACTTACAGCATGTCCATTGGAGATATAAAATTTGGCAAAAAAAGCTCCGATGTACCTGCCGGCGAGCAACTAACCCTACCCCAGCACCAGTTTAGCGCGAATGCCAGTTCTAATGCAGATGGTAATCTTAGTGCAGATAAAGCAATTGATGGAAATGCCGATACACTTTGGCATGGTAGATGGGAGGGAGCAAATATACCCCCTCATTGGATTTCGATAAAACTGGACAAAGACAATGTAGCTTCAATGCCGGTAAAAAGTATAGAGGTCACTTCAAGAAGGGATAAAGACGCCGATGACAGACACCCTAGCCTGAACGGTGCAATGTGTGATGTACTTGTGAGCCAAAACGGTACAGACTATACACTGGCAGTAGATAACTTTACGCTTAAAAGCGGCAGAGGCGCAAAAACAGTAATACCCGTATTTGCAAATGCAGCTTATATTAAATTGGCAGCCGCAAATGATGCATTTCAATCGGTAGCCGAGTTGAATGTTACAGTATATACAAGCCCAAAGGATGATTTATTTACGTTGTTTAGAAAAATTGTTGAATTGGAAAAGTTTGCGCAACAGGTAAGCAAAGATGTTGGACCAGACTTTAACCAATACCCAAATGAGGCTTTGGATAACTTAAAAGATGCTATCAACAACGCGAAAACAGCACTTGAGCAAAGTGCAGGGTATAACGAAGCCTTAACTACACTTGCTGAAGCGCAGCAAACATTCTTAAATTCTAAAAAAATGTTTTCTGCACAGTATTTTACAGAGTTACTGGTGGCAGCAGAAAAACTGAACGCCGAAACTGTAGTTGGTACGTCAGATGGAAATTGCACACAAGAGGCAAAGTCTGCTTTTGAGGCTGCCATTAACACTGCCAAAGCCATTGATACATCCAGTGCAGAGATAACCGCTTTATACAATGCTTATCTTACACTGCAAAATGCGATGTCTGCTTTTAGAAGCTCTATTATTATCAAAAATGATAATGAATCCATGGACATTTCGGGTACTTGGAAGTTTGAAATGACTGCAAAAGAAGAGGCAAGCACTCTTAATGAGACAGTAAAACTTCCGGGCAGTATGGATGAAAATAAAAAGGGAAATAGTAATACAGCTAACATTACACAGCATCACCTCAACCGCGATTACGTATATGTTGGGCCTGCAACCTATCAGCGTGAAATAACCGTGCCTGCAAATTGGAGCGGAAAAAACATCACACTGAACCTGGAACGCACCAAGAAAACAAGAGTATGGCTGGACGGCAATCTTGTTGGCCCGCAACAAAAAAGCTATACCACAGCGCACGTTTACAACGTTACAGAGTTTATAAAGCCCGGCACAAAACAAACGCTTACCATCGAGGTGGACAACTCCGAAGCGGGTATGCCTTTCGCCATGTACCATACATTTGAAGATGGTGCAGCATGGTCGCATCAGGTAAGCGAGTTTACGCAAACAAACTGGAACGGTATTATTGGCAAAATGGAACTTCAGGCGACTCCACCTGTGTATATTAATAATTTTCAAATAAGGCCGAATGTAGATGAGAAAAATGCAAAAGTTACTATAACAGTAAAGCGCAGAGATACAAGCGATGCTTTAAGCGGTGCAATTTTACTTACGGCAAACAGCTGGAACAACGATAAAAAAAGCCATAGAGCCGACCCGCAAGAACTGCATTTTTCGTTTGCAGCCGGTGCCGATGAAACTACCGTTACGCTAAATTACAAAATGGGTTCAGAAATGTTGCTCTGGGATGAGTTTAGCCCCACCTTGTATAAAATGACAGCGGTGCTTCGGGCAAAACAGGGTGAGAACCAATATTCTTCGGTTGAAGAACGAGACTTTGGTATGCGCAAGTTTACAACAAAAGAAATTAATAATGGAAAGCAATTTCAAATCAATGATAGAACCACCATGCTCCGCGGCGAAATAAACTGTGCAGCGTTCCCCCGTACAGGTTACTCGCCCATGGAACTGGAAGATTGGCTTGACATTATGCAGACGTATAAAAATTACGGGATGAACCATGTTCGCTTCCATACTTGGACTCCGCCTGATGCGGCGTTTAAAGCGGCG from the Hydrogenoanaerobacterium saccharovorans genome contains:
- a CDS encoding HD-GYP domain-containing protein, giving the protein MERQLFNTANEYENNRLLARCMLLGIPSIFIIWLLNQLGFFAIDKVVMAVSSLISVALLSMPVIITDCFKISGWWVKYVLILLQIIVAGLLYSLLTYLVLLLFVFPLFTASLYFNRHLILYAFIVTGTTMIVSHLIGLKLHFMPDKPLTTFQEAFFYGIIPLIVLLSGLCFIALNLVEKNSKILHNIFCYSRELQRSHHGLESIFEQCQPLFETRSFYELSRLIIRAVFNVTATIKKNYSNQGASVYYLCVRYEPDLFYVIDKLSAKPRSEMHKTQYYVQSGEKQFLVDIQNNPCPSAWIEITSDTAIMRFYDDKGLTAYLMFQLSVNIKDSITHNLMQAFYNNIQLALRNTQLTQDMIAAQEELVRAFAEITENKSRDTGNHVKRVSEYVKILAYASGMNETDCVNLSIASMMHDVGKILIPKEILEKPASLTPEEFEAVKTHVLIGSELLKNSPGDIMQLARTIALEHHEKWNGEGYLKKQGEQISYSSRLVAVADVFDALMSRRPYKEPWPLEDAYNEIVAQSGKHFDPAVVCLFQNNFEKFVQVAKKYCD